From the SAR324 cluster bacterium genome, the window CTGGCGCCCTGTGCAAATCCTCCGGCCTGGAGGTTCACCACAAAGGCTTTGATCATCCGGATTATATCAATTCCGGAATGCGACCAGAAGCGGCTGTCTTCGCTGGCAATCAAAGCTTGAATCAGGTGTGGGGGAAAACTTTCAAACGGCACGACAACCCTGCGATGGATAAAAAGTTCATCCACCTGATTGCCTTCACGATCATAAATTATCGTAGGCAGGGTATAGTCAGGTTGTTCAAGCGCATGCAGATTTTCAGGCAGTTCCGTGCTGAGTTTATATAAAAAGAAGCTGACGCCAGTGATAGATAAGACGCCTAATACAACAACACTGATAAGGAACCACTTGATGACTGGTTTGTTGAATATCATAGATTTTCTCCCCCTGAAGTCTCTGCTTGATGCCGATCAAAACCTTTTTTGATCAGCTCAACCATCAACTTATATGTAGCAGGCTCAATATTATTAAAATCAAATTGTTGGCAAAACATTTCAAAGGTTAAGGGCAGTGGATGTGAATACAACCCCAGTAACATTTTTTTGAGGGCTGAGGCCTCTGTGGAACTCAGGAAACCGACTTCGGATTCATTCCCACCTTGAGTTCTTAAAGCTCCCTCAAAAACTTCGGTAGAGGAAAACGATATTGGCTGGATAGAACATCTACAGTTGGCGCCATGAGGAAACTGTGACAGTTGCTTCAAACGGAAACTCTCGCCAAATCTGGTTTCATCAGCCATCAGACATTCCAGTGGTGTCTCAAGTCCAAGATAAGCCACCACCCGGGAACCCCTGATCTGGGTGATTACTTTTACAGGAGGTTTATACCGTTGAAACAAATGTTTTTTTTTGGAACGCAGAAGCCAGAATCCAAGAGCAATGGCCACAACTAATAATATTGTCTTAACAAACATGGAGTGACCACAATGTTGAAGAAAATCATTATATAAATTATTTGTTGCTGTAAATTTTCTGGTGACGGCAACCGAATCAAGCCATCGCACGGTGTCATTCCGTGCTTGACACGGAATCCATCGGCGCACTCCTGGATCCCCTTTTTCACGGGGATGACATCGTGGCGGGCCACAGGATTTCATCACCAAATTATTTACAGCAGGAATTATTTCAATGTGCATTGATAATGATGTTGAGCAAAAATTTAAAGCAAATCTTCAGATTTTTCTAATAGCTGAAGGATAAATGGTCAGTGAGAACCTTAAAACCGGAGAATATTGAGGGCGGGATGAAGAGAAAGGCCTTGAGATAATATTCAAGGCCTCAGCATGAATTACCGTAATTTGTTTGGTACTTGTTTGGGGAAGTGCCTGTTATTTGACATTTTTTGATTGGAGCATGGATTTTAATATTAAAAGTTGTCTTTCCAGATCTTTGCATAAGGGAATATTGGACGAACACACCGACAGAACATATTCCACGGTAAAAATGACATCGTTCCAACGAGGACGAAGGGGCAGGGACTGAACATTCAGGTAGCGATCCATGGTTTTTGTACGCAAGCTTCCATTGTCCATGTGAACTCGCCAGAATTTACTGGCACCAGCAAGTTCTGCTTTGCTTTTTCCAGTAGTGGTCTCCCATAGTTCCAAAGCCAGGTTCATCACATTCACCAGGTTTTGTCGAATTTCCTGCATGCTGAGATTGTTTGCGAAAATTTCCTCAAGCTCATTTTGGGCGGTAACCATATCCTGTAATTCCTCCAGCATCAATTTTCCGCTATTGGTCACCATTCCCAAAATATCGCTAAACCCGTCAATCACAGTTTCAATTCGAGTTTTCTGGATCTTGAATTGCTCGTGCAGATTGTTATCAGGAATGACAACAGGGTCGGAATCGAAAGGGATTTCTAAATCAGATTGATGGAAAATAAAGGCAAGTGTTAAATTATTTTCGATCTCAAGCGGAAAAACATCAGTCAACTGCATAAACGTTCCCCGGTCTTGGGTCTTCACGGCGATCTTGAAGGAATATGGAATATTTTGAGATTTTCTCATTGTTGATTTCAAGGTTTGAAGGATTGAATTCAAATCTTCCTGAAAAAGCAGTAACGTTATTGGCTGACCATATAACTGACTGGAGGCAGAACCAAACAACAGAACAGCACATTGATTTAAAAATATGATTTCTCTGGATTCATCCACTATAACAATGGCTTCCGTCGCATAATCCAGGATCTTCAAAACAATGCCATGAAACTGTTCCATTTTTTTATTTTCTTCAAACAGTAATCTTTGACATTGACAGTTTCTAATTGCTGATTCGATCCTTGCCTTGAGTAAGGCGGGTTTGACTGGTTTGCTGATATAATCTGAAGCATTGGCCTCAAAACACGATTCCATCAAGGTCGCATCTTCATCCCCGGTAACCATGATGACAGGTAAATGCTCAAATTCAGGTTTTGCCCGGATCTGTTTCAACAGGTTGATGCCGTTTGCGTCAGGGAAATGGATGTCCAGCAACAGTAGATCAAACACTTCCTGTGAAATCCGCGCCAGGATATATTCAGTTCTTGAAAGCATGTTTGGAAAATGTCCCATTTGGACCAGCATTTCGCCAATGTGCTCCAGAAAAGGCAGATCATCATCAACAATAAGTATGGATGCCATAATTTTGTTTCAGCTTAGTCTAGATTGATTATTAACATACGGTGAATATGAGCAACGCAATCTTTGAATTGTTCTGAACTTCCAGTTGCAGCAAACTGTCTCAACTGGTTCAGTACGGTGAGTCCTGTTGGAAAATGCTGCTGAAATTCTTCATATAAATGCTGTATTTTCAGCAGTATTTTTTCCAGATGATACATTGGAATTTCAATAAGGCTGTTCAATTCTTGCTGAATGTATTCCACTGTATCAATTGCCAGAGTTGACTTTTGTATGGGATCTAAAGTCAATGGCTTGGAATGGGGTTTTAGATATTTGCCGAGAATTTCCAAAAAATACTGAAGGTTGATTGGTTTGAGGAGACTGGACACGTTGCTATCCTGAAGAACGTTTACTCCTTTATTGGAGTGATCTGTAATGAAAACAACAGGAACGTTCTGACAACCATTTATCTGGCGCAGTTTTGAGATCAATTCCAGCTCATTACTATTCCATAACTTGAGATCAAGAAGAATCAGATCAGGAATTTTCCCATTATTTACAATAGATTGCACAGTCTCAATCGTTTGTGTTTCAGTTGTTGCGTGAAGCAGATCCAGAGACAACCAATCAAACAC encodes:
- a CDS encoding response regulator is translated as MASILIVDDDLPFLEHIGEMLVQMGHFPNMLSRTEYILARISQEVFDLLLLDIHFPDANGINLLKQIRAKPEFEHLPVIMVTGDEDATLMESCFEANASDYISKPVKPALLKARIESAIRNCQCQRLLFEENKKMEQFHGIVLKILDYATEAIVIVDESREIIFLNQCAVLLFGSASSQLYGQPITLLLFQEDLNSILQTLKSTMRKSQNIPYSFKIAVKTQDRGTFMQLTDVFPLEIENNLTLAFIFHQSDLEIPFDSDPVVIPDNNLHEQFKIQKTRIETVIDGFSDILGMVTNSGKLMLEELQDMVTAQNELEEIFANNLSMQEIRQNLVNVMNLALELWETTTGKSKAELAGASKFWRVHMDNGSLRTKTMDRYLNVQSLPLRPRWNDVIFTVEYVLSVCSSNIPLCKDLERQLLILKSMLQSKNVK